CACCACACTGGCTTCAAAGAAAAAACTCTCAAAATCCTCAACGAAGGCGATACCGTCAGCTATGAAATCGGTCAGGGCGACAAAGGCCCCCGCGCTGAAAATGTAGAACTCCTTGAAAAAAAATAAACATTTCTAATGCGCAAGTTCGTATTAATTTACGCAATTTTTTAAAAATTCACGCATGGGAATAATTGCGCACATTTTTTCTTCTGAGGTGCTAAACGAATGACGGACACTCGGACGGAGGGTATAATACCCCCAGAAAGGAGTGTCCAACATGGCACAGTACAAACATTACAGTAAAGATTTCAAGTTACAGGCGGCAAAACTCGTCACAGAACAAGGCTATTC
The sequence above is drawn from the Planctomycetaceae bacterium genome and encodes:
- a CDS encoding cold shock domain-containing protein; amino-acid sequence: MAEGVVKWFDPKKGYGFIDGNGKPDVFVHHTGFKEKTLKILNEGDTVSYEIGQGDKGPRAENVELLEKK